The proteins below are encoded in one region of candidate division WOR-3 bacterium:
- a CDS encoding HAD-IA family hydrolase, with protein MRRPFGTICRLSGNGKKLFEENCFIRQFFISSFDDCVKNIDQLQRKKNIKTAIIVFDLDGTLIDTSDDIVASINHTRNQFGLKPFPKKEAMKSIGQGFDNLIRMSLDRFGKDDGIVTIAKKVFTDHYIEHITDNSFPYDGITDALEILTSKGFSLCIATNKEIAMTEKLLLSLDIYKYFDIIVAGGMGISLKPEPDMIYKIQKDTNAITDRIAVVGDAWTDIQSARRAGCKSVLAQWGFKNTKGEKADFNASSPRHLIGIAENLFSDNQ; from the coding sequence TTGCGCCGTCCGTTTGGAACTATTTGCAGACTTTCAGGCAACGGAAAGAAATTATTCGAAGAAAATTGTTTTATCCGGCAATTTTTTATATCATCTTTTGATGACTGTGTAAAAAACATAGATCAACTTCAAAGGAAGAAAAATATCAAAACTGCAATAATCGTTTTTGACCTCGACGGGACTCTGATCGACACTTCTGACGATATAGTAGCGTCAATAAACCACACGAGAAATCAATTTGGTTTAAAACCTTTCCCAAAAAAAGAAGCCATGAAGTCCATCGGACAAGGTTTTGACAATTTAATCAGGATGTCACTCGACAGATTCGGAAAAGACGACGGCATAGTGACCATAGCAAAGAAAGTCTTCACAGATCATTACATTGAACATATCACCGACAACAGCTTTCCCTACGATGGAATTACAGATGCCCTCGAAATCCTGACATCAAAAGGATTTTCTCTATGTATCGCCACGAACAAGGAAATTGCAATGACAGAAAAATTACTCCTCTCACTGGACATTTACAAATACTTCGATATAATCGTCGCCGGCGGCATGGGAATATCGCTTAAGCCGGAACCCGACATGATATATAAAATTCAAAAAGACACAAATGCAATTACGGACAGGATCGCCGTAGTCGGCGACGCTTGGACTGATATTCAATCCGCAAGAAGGGCGGGGTGCAAATCAGTTCTCGCCCAATGGGGCTTTAAAAACACAAAGGGAGAAAAGGCGGATTTCAACGCCTCTTCTCCCCGACATTTGATAGGTATCGCCGAAAATCTATTCAGCGATAATCAATGA